One window from the genome of Rhodopseudomonas sp. P2A-2r encodes:
- a CDS encoding ABC transporter ATP-binding protein — MAVALLVDNITVEFGSFRAIDALSLAVDFGEVRAVIGPNGAGKTTLLDVVSGIAHPKRGRVIFDDTTDVTRSSESDIARAGIRRKFQKPSVFEGLNVHQHIAIGAQGGVRRSLSPGELATRIDEVLEAIGLRDLAQRSAAELGHGQKQWLEIGMVLASNPKVLMLDEPVAGLTDDETERTVALVRSLKRADRAIVIVEHDMEFVEKVADRVTVLHEGRTLFEGSMAHARADERVIDVYLGR, encoded by the coding sequence ATGGCGGTGGCGTTGCTGGTCGACAACATCACCGTGGAATTCGGCAGCTTCCGCGCCATCGACGCGCTGTCGCTGGCGGTGGATTTCGGCGAGGTGCGCGCCGTGATCGGCCCCAACGGCGCTGGTAAGACGACGCTGCTGGATGTGGTCTCCGGCATTGCTCACCCGAAGCGCGGGCGGGTGATCTTCGACGACACCACGGACGTCACGCGCAGCAGCGAATCGGACATCGCTCGGGCCGGCATCCGGCGAAAGTTCCAGAAGCCGAGCGTCTTCGAGGGCCTCAACGTACACCAGCACATCGCCATCGGCGCGCAGGGCGGAGTACGGCGTTCGCTCTCGCCCGGCGAACTGGCGACGCGCATCGACGAGGTACTCGAAGCCATCGGCCTGCGCGACCTCGCGCAGCGTTCCGCGGCGGAACTGGGCCACGGCCAGAAGCAGTGGCTGGAGATCGGCATGGTGCTGGCGTCGAACCCCAAGGTGCTGATGCTCGACGAGCCCGTGGCCGGCCTCACCGACGACGAGACCGAGCGCACCGTGGCGCTCGTCCGCAGTCTGAAGCGTGCCGACCGGGCGATCGTCATCGTCGAGCACGACATGGAATTCGTCGAAAAGGTCGCCGACCGAGTCACCGTGCTGCACGAGGGCCGCACGCTGTTCGAGGGATCGATGGCCCATGCGCGCGCCGACGAACGCGTCATCGACGTCTATCTGGGGCGATGA
- a CDS encoding acetamidase/formamidase family protein: MSRRHEISSAPENMVWGYIDSTTKPVLEIASGDTVTLHSFPAGGKESLPADLSIVPADYLAALDQLVQGAGPHFITGPVYVKGAMPGDVLQIDILDVKVRQDWGFVAILPLLGTLPDEFTEYETIHPVVDHKKNVCVMPWGTEIPLDPFFGIIATAPPPAWGRCGSPVPRSFGGNMDNKELRAGTTLYLPVFNEGALFFAGDGHGVQGDGEVCITALETGVTGTFRLTVRKDMDLKWPFAESTTHLISIGLDEDLDDAAKQAVREMVKQVCDRTNLSRNQAYMLCSLAGNLRVTQLVDGNKGIHMLLPKALL; the protein is encoded by the coding sequence ATGTCCCGCCGCCACGAAATCTCGTCCGCCCCCGAAAACATGGTGTGGGGTTACATCGACAGCACGACTAAGCCGGTGCTTGAAATTGCCTCCGGCGACACCGTCACGCTGCATTCCTTTCCCGCAGGCGGCAAGGAATCACTGCCGGCGGACCTCAGTATCGTGCCCGCAGATTATCTGGCCGCGCTCGATCAGCTTGTTCAGGGCGCCGGACCGCATTTCATCACCGGCCCGGTCTACGTGAAGGGCGCTATGCCCGGCGATGTACTGCAAATCGATATCCTCGACGTGAAGGTGCGTCAGGACTGGGGCTTTGTCGCGATCCTGCCGCTGCTCGGTACGCTGCCAGACGAGTTCACCGAATACGAGACCATTCATCCGGTCGTCGATCACAAGAAGAACGTCTGCGTGATGCCATGGGGTACTGAAATTCCGCTCGACCCGTTCTTCGGAATTATCGCCACCGCGCCGCCGCCGGCCTGGGGCCGTTGCGGTTCGCCGGTGCCACGCAGCTTCGGCGGCAATATGGACAACAAGGAGCTGCGTGCCGGCACAACGCTCTATCTGCCGGTGTTCAACGAAGGCGCTTTGTTCTTCGCCGGTGACGGCCACGGCGTGCAGGGCGACGGCGAGGTTTGCATCACCGCACTCGAGACCGGCGTGACCGGCACGTTCCGTCTTACCGTCCGCAAGGACATGGATCTGAAATGGCCATTTGCGGAGAGTACCACGCATCTGATCTCGATCGGTCTTGACGAGGATCTCGACGATGCCGCCAAGCAGGCGGTGCGCGAGATGGTGAAGCAGGTCTGCGACCGCACCAACCTGTCGCGCAATCAGGCCTACATGCTGTGCTCGCTCGCCGGAAATCTGCGCGTGACACAGCTCGTCGACGGCAACAAGGGCATCCATATGCTGTTGCCGAAGGCCCTTCTGTAG
- a CDS encoding ABC transporter permease, with protein sequence MSAWLYVTPLMLVLIPFFLLPILVVLVASVFETDGFGGLIPTFTLANYVDVLTSAQTFHLYVATLKFTVFTWFFTLIIGFLVAYFLVFHVRNQLLAIGLFLVCTVPFWTSNIIRMISWIPLLGKEGLVNSSLQGVGIINAPLEVLLYSGLAVVIAYVHQLTIFMVVPIFNSMARIDKRVIEAALDAGASRLDIMRYIVIPMSKSGIGLGSIFVVSIVMGDFFVVKVMSGGSSASVVSAFYENVGVLQYPIAAASAVLLTVVLVVVISLILRAVDIRREITQ encoded by the coding sequence CTGTCGGCCTGGCTGTATGTGACGCCGCTGATGCTGGTGCTGATTCCGTTCTTCCTGCTGCCGATTTTAGTGGTGCTGGTGGCGAGCGTGTTCGAGACCGACGGCTTTGGCGGTCTGATCCCGACCTTCACGCTGGCCAATTACGTGGACGTGCTGACCTCGGCGCAGACCTTCCACCTCTATGTCGCAACACTGAAGTTCACCGTGTTCACTTGGTTCTTTACGCTGATCATCGGCTTCCTGGTGGCGTATTTCCTGGTCTTCCATGTCCGCAACCAGTTGCTGGCGATAGGGCTGTTTCTGGTTTGTACCGTGCCGTTCTGGACTTCGAACATCATCCGGATGATTTCCTGGATCCCGCTGCTCGGCAAGGAAGGCCTGGTCAATTCCTCACTGCAGGGCGTGGGTATCATCAACGCGCCGCTGGAAGTTTTGCTGTATTCCGGTCTCGCGGTGGTGATCGCCTATGTGCACCAGCTCACCATCTTCATGGTGGTGCCGATCTTCAATTCGATGGCGCGGATCGACAAGCGGGTGATCGAGGCCGCGCTCGATGCCGGCGCCAGCCGGCTCGACATCATGCGCTATATCGTGATCCCGATGTCGAAGAGCGGCATTGGCCTCGGCTCGATCTTCGTGGTGTCGATCGTGATGGGCGACTTCTTCGTCGTCAAGGTGATGTCGGGCGGCAGCTCGGCCTCCGTCGTCAGCGCGTTCTATGAGAATGTCGGCGTGCTGCAGTACCCGATCGCCGCCGCCAGTGCCGTGCTGCTCACCGTGGTACTGGTGGTGGTGATCTCGCTGATCCTGCGCGCGGTCGATATTCGCCGGGAGATCACGCAATGA
- a CDS encoding xanthine dehydrogenase family protein molybdopterin-binding subunit → MSNIIGIGESPRRKEDFRFLTGRGNYVADMKRPDATVGVFIRSQHAHAVIRSIDTKAALALPGVEAILTGDDVAADGLGGMPCGWGISNAEGLPMKEPKFPMLAQGKVRFVGDMVAFVVADTLAQARAAAELVVIDYEVLPAVVGVLEAVRPGAPQLFDDVPNNLCCDWEMGDKAAVAVAFRKAAHVARLSLVNNRLIGNPMEPRSAIAEYNAGTGHYTLWTTSQFPHVVRFLMAALVLNIPEQKLRVVAPDVGGGFGVKQFHYGEEAVITWAAKRVGRPIKWVADRSEGFVSDRHGRDHVTEAELALDENGKFLALKVNTLANMGAYLSTFGPNIPTNLYAPLLGGVYTTPVIYCNVKVVFTNTVPVDAYRGAGRPEATFVVERIVDVAAAEMGIDRVEIRRRNIIPKEAYPYQTPMLVEYDSGDPMGCLEGALVAADVAGFAERKAASEREGKFRGLGYSTYVEACGLAPSRFAGRLGARGGLYESATVRVHPTGQVTVLIGTHNHGQGHETTFAQIISEKLGVNFENVDIVFGDTDRVQFGMGTYGSRSLVVGGAALSKAGDKVVVKGKKIAAHLLEAGEQDIEFKEGVFSVAGTDRSKTFQEIAGAAYVPHNYPLEVLEPGLEEQAYYDPINFTYPGGCHIAEVEIDPETGIVTLARYTAVDDVGTVINPMIVEGQLHGGIVQGVGQALFEGAVYDEVSGQLLSGSFMDYTMPRADHVPNMNVQTHSTLCTHTPMGVKGCGEVGTIGSPAAVINSVVDALSHLGVQHVDMPATPNRIWRIIQNATMPQAAE, encoded by the coding sequence ATGTCGAACATCATCGGAATTGGTGAATCGCCGCGCCGCAAGGAAGACTTCCGTTTCCTCACCGGTCGCGGAAACTATGTCGCCGACATGAAGCGGCCGGACGCCACCGTCGGCGTCTTCATCCGCTCGCAGCACGCCCATGCGGTGATCCGCAGCATCGACACCAAAGCGGCGCTGGCGCTGCCGGGCGTCGAGGCGATCCTGACCGGCGATGACGTCGCCGCCGACGGTCTCGGCGGCATGCCATGCGGCTGGGGCATCAGCAACGCCGAAGGCTTGCCGATGAAGGAGCCGAAATTCCCGATGTTGGCGCAGGGCAAAGTCCGCTTCGTCGGCGACATGGTGGCGTTCGTGGTTGCCGACACGCTGGCGCAGGCGCGCGCCGCGGCCGAACTGGTGGTGATCGATTACGAGGTACTGCCGGCAGTGGTCGGCGTGCTGGAAGCCGTGCGTCCCGGCGCACCGCAATTGTTCGACGACGTGCCGAACAATTTGTGCTGCGACTGGGAGATGGGCGACAAGGCAGCCGTTGCGGTCGCGTTCCGCAAGGCAGCGCATGTGGCAAGGCTCAGCCTGGTCAACAACCGCCTGATCGGCAATCCCATGGAGCCGCGCTCGGCGATCGCCGAATACAACGCCGGCACCGGTCACTACACGTTGTGGACCACAAGCCAGTTTCCGCATGTGGTGCGCTTCCTGATGGCAGCCTTGGTGCTCAACATTCCCGAGCAGAAGCTGCGCGTCGTCGCCCCCGATGTCGGCGGCGGTTTTGGTGTCAAGCAGTTCCACTACGGCGAGGAAGCCGTGATCACCTGGGCGGCGAAGCGCGTCGGTCGGCCGATCAAGTGGGTCGCGGATCGCTCGGAAGGTTTTGTCTCCGACCGCCACGGCCGCGACCACGTCACCGAAGCCGAACTGGCGCTTGACGAGAACGGCAAGTTTTTGGCGTTGAAGGTCAACACGCTGGCCAACATGGGCGCCTATCTCTCGACCTTCGGGCCGAACATCCCGACCAACCTATACGCGCCGCTGCTCGGCGGCGTCTATACGACTCCGGTGATCTACTGCAACGTCAAGGTGGTATTCACAAACACGGTGCCGGTCGACGCCTATCGCGGCGCGGGCAGGCCGGAAGCCACCTTCGTGGTCGAGCGCATCGTCGATGTCGCCGCCGCCGAAATGGGCATCGACCGCGTCGAGATCCGCCGCCGCAATATCATTCCGAAGGAAGCCTATCCCTACCAGACGCCGATGCTGGTCGAATATGATTCCGGCGACCCGATGGGTTGTCTGGAAGGCGCGCTGGTGGCCGCCGACGTCGCCGGCTTCGCCGAACGCAAGGCGGCGTCCGAACGCGAAGGCAAGTTCCGCGGGCTTGGCTACTCCACCTATGTGGAAGCCTGCGGCCTGGCGCCATCGCGCTTTGCCGGCCGGCTCGGTGCGCGCGGCGGTCTTTATGAGAGCGCCACGGTCCGTGTGCATCCGACCGGGCAGGTCACGGTGCTGATCGGCACCCACAATCACGGCCAGGGCCATGAGACGACCTTCGCCCAGATCATCTCGGAAAAGCTCGGCGTCAATTTCGAGAATGTCGACATCGTGTTCGGCGATACCGACCGCGTACAGTTCGGCATGGGCACCTATGGCTCGCGCTCTTTGGTGGTCGGCGGCGCTGCGCTGTCGAAGGCCGGTGACAAGGTGGTGGTCAAGGGCAAGAAGATCGCAGCGCATCTGCTGGAAGCCGGCGAGCAGGACATCGAGTTCAAGGAAGGCGTGTTCTCGGTCGCAGGCACCGACCGCAGCAAGACATTCCAGGAGATCGCCGGGGCGGCCTACGTGCCGCACAATTATCCGCTCGAAGTACTCGAGCCCGGGCTTGAAGAGCAGGCTTACTACGACCCCATCAACTTCACCTATCCGGGCGGCTGCCACATCGCCGAGGTGGAGATCGACCCCGAGACCGGCATTGTCACGCTGGCGCGCTACACCGCGGTGGATGACGTCGGCACCGTGATCAATCCGATGATTGTCGAGGGCCAGCTGCATGGCGGTATCGTGCAGGGCGTCGGGCAGGCTCTGTTCGAGGGTGCGGTCTATGATGAGGTGTCCGGGCAGCTGCTGTCCGGCTCGTTCATGGACTACACCATGCCGCGCGCCGACCACGTGCCGAACATGAACGTTCAGACCCACTCGACACTGTGCACGCATACGCCGATGGGCGTCAAAGGCTGTGGCGAGGTCGGTACGATCGGCTCGCCCGCCGCCGTGATCAACTCGGTCGTCGATGCGCTGTCGCATCTCGGCGTACAGCATGTCGACATGCCGGCGACGCCGAACCGGATCTGGCGGATCATCCAGAACGCGACCATGCCGCAAGCGGCGGAATAG
- the urtC gene encoding urea ABC transporter permease subunit UrtC — translation MKPLASDRPFLCLLLIVLAVAVLLAGSAFTSAGLSPYLANAVGQLAAFAVLAISLDLIWGYLGILSLGHGLFFGIGGYVVAMYLLKHSYEVTGRAPDFMQFMGWTDLPFYWAGFGFFPYALLVAAVVTLLVSGVFGYVSFRSRVGGVYFAIITQALVYVAMLLMYRNDTGFGGNNGMTGFTVAFGWPVGAPGVVIAMAALSVVVLGLTLLGCRQLLASRFGVMIVAAGDDEVRLRTLGYDTLRLKLAVWCLSAVIAAVAGMLYVPQVGIINPRLLSPELSLEIAVWVAIGGRGNLIGAVIGAVLVNAIKFWLSAAAPELWPFILSGLIVMIVLVFPNGLIDLAKMKLVRPMGVKRIAAEAPELP, via the coding sequence ATGAAGCCGCTGGCGTCGGATCGCCCCTTCCTCTGTCTGCTGCTGATCGTGCTTGCGGTTGCCGTGCTGCTGGCGGGGTCGGCCTTCACGTCTGCCGGGCTGTCACCCTATCTCGCCAATGCCGTCGGTCAGCTGGCGGCGTTCGCGGTGCTCGCGATCTCGCTCGATCTGATCTGGGGCTACCTCGGCATCCTGTCGCTCGGCCACGGCCTGTTCTTCGGTATCGGCGGCTATGTCGTGGCGATGTATCTGCTGAAGCACTCCTACGAGGTGACGGGGAGGGCGCCGGACTTCATGCAGTTCATGGGCTGGACCGATCTGCCGTTTTACTGGGCCGGCTTCGGCTTCTTCCCTTACGCGCTGCTGGTGGCCGCCGTCGTCACGCTGCTGGTCTCCGGCGTGTTCGGTTACGTGTCGTTTCGCTCGCGGGTCGGTGGCGTCTATTTCGCGATCATCACGCAGGCGCTGGTCTACGTTGCGATGCTGCTGATGTATCGCAACGATACCGGCTTCGGCGGCAATAACGGCATGACGGGTTTCACGGTCGCGTTCGGCTGGCCGGTCGGCGCTCCGGGCGTCGTGATCGCCATGGCCGCGCTCTCGGTTGTGGTGCTCGGCCTGACGCTGCTCGGGTGCCGCCAGCTGTTGGCGAGCCGCTTTGGGGTGATGATCGTCGCGGCGGGGGACGATGAGGTGCGGCTGCGCACGCTGGGCTACGATACGCTGCGGCTGAAGCTCGCGGTGTGGTGCCTGTCGGCGGTGATTGCGGCGGTAGCCGGCATGCTCTACGTGCCGCAGGTCGGCATCATCAACCCGCGTCTACTGTCGCCTGAACTGTCGCTGGAGATCGCGGTCTGGGTGGCAATCGGCGGGCGCGGCAATCTGATCGGCGCCGTGATCGGCGCGGTGCTCGTCAATGCGATCAAGTTCTGGCTGTCGGCGGCGGCGCCGGAGCTTTGGCCGTTCATCCTGTCGGGCCTGATCGTGATGATCGTGCTGGTATTTCCCAACGGGCTGATCGACCTCGCGAAGATGAAGCTGGTGCGTCCGATGGGCGTCAAGCGCATCGCCGCCGAAGCGCCGGAGTTGCCGTGA
- a CDS encoding (2Fe-2S)-binding protein, producing the protein MIVNFTLNGRARTVDVVPAALVSELLRENLNLTGTHVGCDTSQCGACVVLFNGDAVKSCTLLAPALEGGTLMTIEGLAAKGGSNQLHPMQQAFHQNHGLQCGFCTPGMVMTAMAMVGKNPNPTEAEVRHGLEGNICRCTGYQNIVTSIIAGAAAMNAPAIGD; encoded by the coding sequence ATGATCGTCAACTTCACTCTCAACGGCCGCGCGCGAACGGTCGATGTCGTGCCGGCCGCGCTGGTATCCGAACTGCTGCGCGAGAACCTTAACCTCACCGGCACCCATGTCGGCTGCGATACCAGCCAGTGCGGCGCCTGCGTGGTGCTATTCAACGGCGATGCGGTGAAAAGCTGCACGCTGCTGGCGCCCGCGCTGGAGGGTGGCACGCTGATGACCATCGAGGGGCTGGCGGCCAAGGGCGGTTCCAACCAGTTGCATCCGATGCAGCAAGCGTTTCACCAGAACCACGGCCTGCAATGCGGCTTCTGCACGCCGGGCATGGTGATGACCGCAATGGCGATGGTCGGCAAGAACCCGAATCCGACCGAGGCCGAGGTGCGTCACGGCCTCGAAGGCAACATCTGCCGCTGCACAGGCTACCAGAATATCGTCACATCGATCATCGCCGGCGCCGCCGCGATGAACGCCCCCGCGATCGGAGACTGA
- a CDS encoding ABC transporter substrate-binding protein: MLDEDNADAKRAVKKGLSRRAVLKGSAAIAGAAIGSEVIGAPTIWAQEIKDIELRHVGVSYSVVKAIGDQAAKDLGFKVTMQNLDTSAAINRFISQPDSVDIADLEGWQAKLAAKRSVIQGIEVKKIKEFDNILPIFTKGEIDGHKIPRQGISPYEAMYIAKANSTDLHDGVTEWATFLPQVYNADSIGYRPDLVGHEVTQWKDLIDPKFKGKAAILDVPAIGIMDAALCFESAGLITYKNKGNMTKEEIDFTCNKLIELKKAGQFRATWTTFDQSVQLMAAGEVVIQSMWSPAVAAVRVKEIPCVYAAVNIKDGKEGYRGWCNGMGLMKHLSGKKLDAAYEYLNWYLSGWQGGFVGRYGYYSPVPSTAKKFLTPAEWDFWYDGKPAPTVINDPYGVPMEKAGTKRDGGSFLDRVKNISCWNTLMDEAAYMNKRWNDFKIA; this comes from the coding sequence ATGTTGGACGAGGATAATGCTGACGCGAAGCGAGCCGTGAAAAAGGGACTTTCGCGACGCGCCGTGCTGAAAGGCAGCGCCGCGATCGCCGGCGCCGCGATCGGCTCCGAGGTGATCGGCGCGCCGACCATCTGGGCGCAGGAGATCAAGGACATCGAGCTGCGCCACGTCGGCGTGTCGTATTCGGTGGTCAAGGCGATCGGCGACCAGGCGGCCAAGGACCTCGGCTTCAAGGTCACGATGCAGAACCTCGACACGTCGGCCGCGATCAACCGCTTCATCAGCCAACCTGACTCGGTGGATATCGCCGATCTCGAGGGATGGCAGGCCAAGCTGGCCGCCAAGCGCTCGGTGATCCAGGGCATCGAGGTCAAGAAGATCAAGGAATTCGACAACATCCTGCCGATCTTCACCAAAGGCGAGATCGACGGCCACAAGATCCCGCGCCAGGGTATCTCGCCCTATGAGGCGATGTATATCGCCAAGGCCAATTCCACCGATCTGCACGACGGTGTCACCGAGTGGGCCACGTTCCTGCCGCAGGTCTACAATGCCGACTCGATCGGCTACCGCCCCGACCTGGTCGGCCACGAGGTGACGCAGTGGAAGGACCTGATCGATCCCAAATTCAAGGGCAAGGCCGCGATCCTCGATGTTCCCGCGATCGGCATCATGGACGCCGCGCTGTGCTTCGAGAGCGCCGGGCTGATCACGTACAAGAACAAGGGCAACATGACCAAGGAGGAGATCGACTTCACCTGCAACAAGCTGATCGAGCTGAAGAAGGCCGGCCAGTTCCGCGCGACATGGACCACTTTCGACCAGTCGGTTCAGCTGATGGCCGCGGGCGAGGTGGTGATCCAGTCGATGTGGTCGCCCGCGGTGGCTGCGGTGCGCGTGAAGGAAATCCCCTGTGTCTATGCCGCGGTCAATATCAAGGACGGCAAGGAAGGCTATCGCGGCTGGTGCAACGGCATGGGCCTGATGAAGCACCTGTCTGGCAAGAAGCTGGATGCGGCCTACGAATATCTCAACTGGTACCTGTCGGGCTGGCAGGGTGGCTTTGTCGGTCGCTATGGCTACTACAGCCCGGTGCCGTCCACCGCGAAAAAATTCCTGACGCCCGCGGAATGGGACTTCTGGTACGACGGCAAGCCCGCGCCCACGGTCATCAACGACCCCTACGGCGTGCCGATGGAGAAGGCCGGCACCAAGCGCGACGGCGGCTCGTTCCTCGACCGCGTCAAGAACATCTCGTGCTGGAACACGCTGATGGACGAGGCGGCCTACATGAACAAGCGCTGGAACGACTTCAAGATTGCATGA
- the urtE gene encoding urea ABC transporter ATP-binding subunit UrtE: MHFRVEGLDQHYGSAQVLRQVKFDIVPGECVAVLGRNGAGKTTLLKCLMGVLPVTRGRVLIDDTEITGWSPNRRSAHGVAYVPQGREIFAELTVAENIEAAARAHGTFGTALVDDTIALFPVLTQMWRRPGGALSGGQQQQLAIARALVTNPSLLILDEPTEGIQPNVVAAIRDVLASFKGKISLLLVEQYLDFAISLADAFVVLSRGSVVESGRMESSSRELLQRHIAI; this comes from the coding sequence ATGCATTTCCGCGTCGAAGGACTAGACCAGCATTACGGCAGCGCGCAGGTGCTGCGCCAGGTCAAGTTCGACATCGTTCCCGGCGAATGCGTCGCGGTGCTTGGCCGCAACGGCGCCGGCAAGACGACGCTGCTGAAATGTCTGATGGGCGTGCTGCCCGTCACCCGGGGCAGGGTGCTGATCGACGACACCGAGATCACCGGCTGGTCACCGAACCGGCGGTCGGCCCACGGCGTGGCCTATGTGCCGCAGGGCCGTGAGATATTTGCCGAGCTGACGGTGGCTGAAAATATCGAAGCCGCCGCGCGGGCGCACGGCACCTTTGGCACCGCGCTGGTTGACGACACGATTGCGCTGTTTCCGGTGCTGACCCAGATGTGGCGGCGCCCCGGTGGCGCACTATCGGGCGGCCAGCAACAGCAGCTCGCGATCGCGCGCGCTTTGGTCACTAATCCCTCGCTGCTGATCCTGGATGAACCGACCGAAGGCATCCAGCCCAATGTGGTCGCGGCCATTCGCGACGTGCTGGCGTCGTTCAAAGGAAAAATCTCGCTGCTGCTGGTCGAGCAATATCTCGATTTCGCGATCAGCCTTGCGGACGCCTTCGTCGTGCTGTCGCGCGGCAGCGTCGTCGAATCCGGCCGCATGGAATCCTCCAGCCGCGAACTTCTGCAGCGCCACATCGCCATCTGA
- a CDS encoding ABC transporter permease, with translation MTVALDKLAVPAAKARRGALSPRSGRPWTFYALATVFTLYVIALYGPMICIYILSFQDIRGGLVFPMKGHSLHWFVDLITQARTGDVKGSFDRSIKLAAMVTVITLVFSFMAGLAFRRRFFGDTFVFYLMIGSLVAPGLVLGIGIGLLFQWVGINANWYSSAMGAQLSWTLPFGVLVMFAVMSRFNNSWEEAARDLGASRWQTIRMVVIPILAPGLVAVALFGFTLSYDEFARSLQTAGSLNTLPLEIWSMTLNVTSPSLYALGTVTTVVSFLTIGISIGAIVLINKRRGIRATPTH, from the coding sequence ATGACCGTGGCGCTCGACAAGCTGGCCGTGCCCGCGGCGAAAGCCCGCCGTGGCGCGCTTTCGCCGCGCAGCGGGCGGCCGTGGACCTTCTACGCGCTGGCCACCGTGTTCACGCTCTACGTCATCGCGCTTTATGGGCCGATGATCTGCATCTACATCCTGTCGTTCCAGGATATCCGCGGCGGCCTCGTGTTCCCGATGAAGGGTCATTCGCTGCACTGGTTTGTCGACCTGATCACCCAGGCGCGCACCGGCGACGTCAAGGGATCGTTCGACCGCTCCATCAAGCTGGCGGCAATGGTCACCGTGATCACGCTGGTGTTCTCCTTCATGGCCGGGCTGGCGTTCCGCCGCCGCTTCTTCGGTGACACCTTCGTGTTCTACCTGATGATCGGCAGCCTGGTCGCACCCGGTCTGGTGCTCGGCATCGGCATCGGCCTGCTGTTCCAGTGGGTTGGCATCAATGCCAACTGGTACTCCTCGGCGATGGGCGCGCAACTGTCGTGGACGCTGCCGTTCGGCGTGCTGGTCATGTTTGCGGTGATGTCGCGCTTCAACAATTCATGGGAAGAGGCCGCGCGCGATCTCGGCGCCAGCCGCTGGCAGACCATTCGCATGGTGGTGATCCCGATCCTCGCTCCCGGCCTTGTCGCGGTCGCTCTGTTCGGTTTCACGCTGTCATACGACGAGTTCGCTCGCTCGCTGCAGACTGCGGGCTCACTCAATACCCTGCCGTTGGAGATCTGGAGCATGACGCTGAACGTCACCTCGCCGTCGCTCTATGCGCTGGGCACGGTGACCACGGTTGTCTCCTTCCTTACGATCGGCATCAGCATCGGCGCCATCGTTCTGATCAACAAGCGTCGCGGTATTCGCGCGACCCCGACCCATTGA